A region of Salvia splendens isolate huo1 chromosome 17, SspV2, whole genome shotgun sequence DNA encodes the following proteins:
- the LOC121774356 gene encoding secreted RxLR effector protein 161-like: MRSTATPLAMHFKLTKEQRAKTEEERREVELVPYSNIVGSLMYLMICTRPDLAHAIRTTSRYMTDFGKSHWSALKWCLRYLIGTEKFGILYSNKGGDEKEPLVGYCDSDYASNLDTRRSQTGYVFNLYGSAVCWKSFLQNVVALSSTEAEYIALTSAVKEGKWLLGLIAEFGVNQASVTIYCDNSGALCLAKNQMFHERSKHIDVRMHFIRDEVECGRVKLVKISTEHNPADMLTKPLSKEKFLYCCRLVRMCVVND, translated from the coding sequence ATGAGAAGCACCGCCACACCTCTTGCTATGCATTTCAAATTGACTAAGGAGCAGAGGGCCAAaacagaagaagaaagaagggaGGTGGAGCTGGTACCTTATTCTAATATAGTAGGAAGCCTGATGTATCTAATGATATGCACTAGGCCTGATCTTGCTCATGCTATAAGAACTACTAGCAGATACATGACAGACTTTGGCAAATCACACTGGAGTGCACTGAAATGGTGTCTGAGGTATCTGATTGGTACTGAAAAGTTTGGGATTTTGTACTCAAACAAGGGAGGAGATGAGAAGGAGCCCTTAGTGGGATATTGTGACTCAGATTATGCTTCAAATCTGGACACAAGAAGATCTCAAACAGggtatgttttcaatttgtatgGCTCTGCGGTTTGCTGGAAATCTTTTTTACAGAATGTGGTTGCTCTTTCAtcaactgaggcagaatatattgCCTTAACATCAGCAGTTAAGGAAGGAAAGTGGCTACTGGGGTTGATAGCAGAATTTGGAGTAAACCAAGCCAGTGTCACTATATATTGTGATAATAGTGGTGCTTTGTGTTTAGCTAAGAATCAAATGttccatgaaaggagcaagcatatCGATGTTAGGATGCACTTCATAAGGGACGAGGTGGAGTGTGGAAGGGTGAAGTTAGTGAAGATAAGTACAGAGCATAATCCAGCTGATATGCTCACAAAACCATTGAGCAAGGAGAAATTCTTGTATTGCTGCAGACTGGTTCGAATGTGTGTAGTTAATGATTGA